The following is a genomic window from Salinibacterium sp. UTAS2018.
GGAGCCGCTTCAGCCTTAGGTGCAGCAGGAGCAGCAGGAGCAGCAGGAGTCTTGGCTTCTGCAGCAGGAGCCTTAGCTTCTGAAGAAGGAGTCTTAGCGTCTGCGGCAGGAGTCTTTGCCGGAGCAGCAGCCTTGCGAGCAGCCTTCTCTTCAGCAACCTTCTTGGCAGCAGCTACCTGAGCGAACCCAGCTTCTGCACGCAGCACCTTGGTGCGCATGACAGCTTCGCTGAGTGAGAGCTGGCGGTCGAGCTCGTCAGTCGACGCGCTCTCTGCGGTGAAGTTGACGACGGCGTAGATGCCTTCGGTCTTCTTGTTGATCTCGTAGGCCAAACGACGGCGTCCCCAAATATCGACGTTATCGATGGTGCCACCGTCATTGCGGATGACATTGAGGAACTTTTCGAGACTGGGAGCCACGGTACGTTCGTCGATCTCTGGATCGAGGATAACCATGAGTTCGTACTGATGCGTCACAAACCCACCTCCTTCGGACTTAAACGGTTACAGACGGTCTGTAACAGGAGGGTGTTGACGTTCATCCGACTGCACGAAAGCAGTCAGACAACCTGCCTAGTGTAGTTGTTCCTTGGGCCAATACTCAAGGCGAAGTTTAAAGCGAAGCTTAGGAGCGTTCAGCCCACCACAGCCGCAGCCGCTTTTCGGCTTCGTCCGCGCCGAGTGGCCCTTCATCAAGGCGCAAATCGAGCAGGAACTTGTAGGCCTCGCCGACCTCGCGGCTGGGCTTCAGGCCCAAGATCGCCATGATTTCTTCACCATCGAGGTCGGGCCGCACTGCAGCGATCCCCTCTGCCTCGGCAATGGCACCGATCCGTTCTTCGAGGTCGTCGTAGGCAAACGACAACCGGTCGGCCTTGCGCACATTACGAGTGGTGACATCCGCCCGAGTAATGATGTGCAGACGTTCTAGCTGGTCGCCAGCATCCCGAACATAGCGACGCACCGCCGAGTCGGTCCACGCGCCTTCGGTGTAGCCAAAGAAGCGCAAGTGAAGCTCCACCAGGCGCGCGACAGAGTTAATAGTCTCTTTGTCGAAGCGCAGAGCCCGCAGTCGCTTGGTCGCGAGCTTGGCGCCGACAACGTCGTGGTGGTGGAAGGTCACGACTCCACCGCGCTCGATCTTGCGAGTGGATGGCTTGCCAATGTCGTGCAGCAGCGCTGCCATCCGCAGGATGAGGTCGGGGCCCTCAATACCGGGCCGACTCTTCTCCAGATCAATCGCCTGGCGTAATACGGTCAAGGAGTGCTCGTAGACATCCTTGTGGTGAGCATGCTCATCCACTTCAAGCTTCAAGGCAGGAACCTCGGGGAGTACCTGGTCAGCGAGGCCCGTCTCCACCATTAAGCGGATGCCCGGCACCGGGTCATCCGTCTTCAAGAGTTTCGTCAGCTCATCACTCACGCGCTCAACGCTCACGATCTCCAGGCGCGGAGCCAGTTCCTTCATCGCCGCCACCGTGGCGGGGTCGACGGTGAACCCGAGCTGCGACGTGAAACGTGCAGCCCGCATCATCCGGAGCGGATCATCGCCGAAGGACACTTCGGGGGAGCCCGGTGTTGTGATCGTTCTCGTGAGAAGGTGTTCTACTCCTCCCCAAGGATCGACGAGAACACGTTCCGGTAGGCGCAATGCCATGGCGTTGACGCTGAAGTCGCGGCGTTCGAGATCCTTCTCGAGAGAGTCGCCGAATGCGACGACCGGCTTACGGGTTTCGCCGTCGTAGCTATCCGCCCGATACGTCGTGATCTCCACGGTCTCGCCATCGATACGCGCGGCGATAGTGCCGAAGTCCCGGCCGATGTCCCACTGGGCGTCAGAGATCGGCTTTACTAACCGCATGATGTCGTCGGGGTGGGCGTTCGTTGCGAAATCCAGGTCGGTGACCTTACGTCCTAAGAACGCATCCCGAACTGGTCCGCCCACAAGCGCGAGTTCGAAGCCCTCAGCAGCGAATCGCGCCGCTAGGGTAGCTACTGGCTTAGAGTCGGCAAGTTTGTCGAGACTCTCGATCGCGTGGGCAACACTCTCCATGGTGGGACTAGTTTCGCACGGACACCGGCTGCGTTTTGCGCCTCTGTGATCAAAGCACCCATCATTCAGGCAAGGACGAATAAACTCACACCATGCTGGCCGAGCGAGAGTACGGGGTTTCCCGTTGCCTATAAGAGTCTTTAGCGCTGCCATAGCGCTCGGTCTCGGGCTCACGCTCGCTGCGACTGGAGCCCAGGCCGCCCCCGCCGCCAGCGACGTTCGTGCCCTCACTACGGCATCCGCAGCGACCGATGTCGCTCTGATTGCGCCGCTCACTGTCCCCAGCGGCAGCGGTGGCATCATCGACGCTGAAACCCTCGCGAACTACACCGAACCGCTCGGATTGCTCACCCGTCAGTTGGATGCCCTCGACGGTAAGCCAGTGGCGATCGCTATTGACCCGATGATTATCGCGTCAATCCGGGTTCTCGGCACGAGCGTGCCGCAATCAGCTCGCTTGTGGCTTGAACGCCTTTCTTCGGTTAGCAATGACATCGTGCCTCTTTCCTACGCACATGCTGACCCGACCCTCGCGACGCAATCGGGGCAGGCCTCAACGCTCGAGCCGATTTCTTTCGATTTTGCCTTGGATGCCGCCAACTTTTCGACCGCTGAACCCACGGATGCGGAGCCAGACCCGGCCGCAACCGCTAATCCCCAAGACGGCGCGTTTGACGACAACGCGAACTATCCCACCACCGCACAGCTTCTCGACTGGGACTACGCGATCGATGGCTTTTTGCGGCCCCGCTCTGACACCGTCGTGGCCAGCGATCTCCCCGCTTTCGCTGAAAGCGGCTACAGCACGATCGTGCTGTCCTCGACAAATGTTTCACGGCAATCGGATGCGGGATCTGTAACCAGCATCGACGGTGTCACCGCCCTTATTTCGGACTCTGCGGCGTCAGAAGCCATGGATGAGGCACTCGAGTCAACAATTGACAGGGATGTTACTGCCGCGAACCTTGCGCTCAATCAAGCGGTGCTGAGCGCGGGTGCAGCGCAGAGCGCAGGAACGGCATCCGTTTTGATCGCCATTGATCACTCGCTTGAGCTGAGTGCGGCCCGGCTCGATGCCGCTCTAGCAACGCTCACCGCCAGCCCGTCGATCACGACAGTGTCGCTGACGCAACTCGCCGAGCGCACCCCGGTCGCCGCGACGATCAAGGACATGCCTCAAACGGAATCCCGCGTAAGCGACGCAAAGCGGCTACTGTCCGCCGCGTATAAGGAGCGCTCATTCTTCGCCATTGCTGACGATCCCGAGGCGCTGATCGCCCAGCGGCGCCTGGCGCTTCTCGATGTCCTCGGAGCCGTTCCCTACGAAGACCCCTCCGAGTGGCTCACCGCTGTTAACGGATTCCTCGTCGACTCGCGTGACACCCTCGACGCCGTGAGCGTCGTTGAGTCGAGCAACTTCCTTCTGATCGCAGACAACGGACCATTGCCGGTTTCAGTCAGCAATGCTCTCAATCAAGCCGTCACGGTCTACATCACGGTCGATCCCCGCACCGGGCTTATGGCAGTAGAAGACTCACGCGTTGAACTTCGCATCGAACCCAACTCCCAAGCCAAGGGGGAGGTGCCGGTGCAATCTCTCTCCAATGGTGTCGTCGAAGTTGAGATCAGCTTGGCGAGTGCAAACGGCGTCGCAGTAGGTGCGGCCACCGTCGGTGAGGTCAACGTTCGAGCCGGTTGGGAAACGCCCATCGTTCTCACGTTTGGCGCGCTCGTCGTGGTGATCTTCGCCTTGGGACTAGTTCGCAGTATTACTCGCCGAAAGAAGCCTCTCAATGACTAACCAGCTCGGTCCAGACGCCGAGCCGGCACCCGGCCTTCCGACCGCCTCCATCGGCCTGCCAGACCCGAAACCCGCGTCGATCGGGCGAGCCAGTGCGCTTCTTGCCTCCGGTACCTTCGTTTCACGCATCCTAGGCTTTCTCAGCGCACTTCTTCTCGCTCGCACGCTCGGCATCACCGGGGGCGCTGCCGACGCCTACGGGATCGCCAACCAGCTGCCCAAGAGTGTCTACGCAATCGTGGCGGGAGGCATGCTCAGCGCTGTCATCGTGCCGCAAATAGTCCGCGCTGCCATCCACAAAGATGGCGGCCAGAAGTTCATCAACCGACTCGTCACGCTCGGCCTCGTGATCTTCCTGGTTGTGACCCTCGCGGCCACACTGAGCGCGCCCCTGCTAGTCGATCTTTACACCAGTGCGAGCTTTGGGTCGAACAAAGTCGCGCTCGCCACAGCCTTTGCGTATTGGTGCCTGCCCCAGATTCTCTTCTACGCGCTCTATTCACTCTTCGGCGAAGTTCTCAACGCACGCGGCAAGTTCGGTCCCTTCACCTGGGCTCCCGTCGTAAACAACGTCGTGATGCTCGCGGGCCTGGTTGTCTTCTCCTTTATCTTTGGAAGTGCCTCAGGAGTCGCCGCTGCTGACTGGACTCCCGGCATGATCGCGCTTCTCGCCGGTAGCGCGACAATGGGCATTGTCGTGCAGGCATCGTTGCTCGCCTATTTCTGGCGCCGAGCTGGGCTGCGCTATCGTCCTGAGTTTCAGTGGCGCGGCGTCGGGTTAGGCCGTGCCGGCAAAGCCGCCGCATGGACGTTCGGGATGATTATGGTCACCCAAGTCGGCGGTGTGGTCGAAAGCGTCGTTGCCTCCCAGGCCTCGGGCGACAACCCATCAGTCTTCCTCATGAGCAACGCGTGGCTCATTTTTATGCTTCCGCACTCGGTGATCGCCGTCTCGATCGGAATGGCCTATTTCACGCAAATGAGCGGCCACGCTCGCGACAACGACCTTGTGTCGATGCGCAGCGATGTTTCTTCCGCACTGCGTTCGATCCTGATGTTGCTGGTGTTCGCTGCCATTGGGCTCATGGTGATTGCTGTTCCCTTTAGTGCTCTGTTTGGCACCACTTATGCCCAGATCATGGCTTTGGCAGGCGTACTAGTTGTCTACCTCATTGGTCTCGTACCGTTCAGCATGATGTACGTTCTGCAACGTGTTTTCTATTCCTTCGAAGACACGCGCACTCCCTTCTTCTTGCAAAGCTTTCAAATCGTTCTCTACGTTGCGGCAGCTCTGGTAATTTCAACGTTCCCGGTCGAGCGCATCGCTATGAGTTTGGCGCTGGCCATCTCCATTGCCGGCACCATCCAAACGACGATCGCGCTGTTCGTTCTGCGCAAGCGCCTCCCCGGTTTCGAGATTCTGCCTCTCCTGCGACGCTTGCTGTGGTTCGCTACGGCGATGATTCCTGCCGCCGCCGCGGGTGTGGGAATCCTGCTGCTACTGGGCGGATTCGGGGAAGGGTCGTTCGTGGTGTCCAGTTTCCTTACGGGCTTCATTTCAATCGCCGTGGCTGGTATCGGCATGCTGCTGGTGTACTCGGCGGTACTCGCGCTCACTAAGAACGATGAGTTTCTTGCCTTCGTTCGCCCGATCGTTGCGCGGTTGACGCGACGCTAGAGGTCGCTTTCCTTATTGCCTTGACAATAAAAAGCGAACTAAAAGCGGCGGGGCTACGAACATTCAGTAGCTAGCCCGCACGCCACAGCCACACGGAATACTCCGTAGCTAGGATGTGTTGAACCGGGTAATCACAATCCCAAGGAGACACGAAAAAGTGCGTCAAGTCATCATCATCGGATCCGGCCCCGCTGGGTACACCGCTGCGATTTACGCAGCGCGTGCCAACCTTGCGCCGCTGTTGATCGCCAGTTCTGTCGAAGCAGGTGGTGAGCTTATGAAGACCACCGAAATCGAAAATTACCCGGGGTTTGCTAACGGCATCCAGGGTCCTGATCTCATGCTCGAAATGCAGAAGCAGGCCGAACGCTTCGGCACCGAGATCGTTCTGGACGACGTCACCGATCTGCAGCTCGAGGGCCAGATCAAGAAGGTCACTCTCGGCAACGGCGACGTTCACGAGGCGCTCTCTGTCGTCTTCGCAACAGGCTCCGCCTACCGCAAGCTTGGACTCGCTGATGAAGAACGACTCAGCGGCTACGGAGTTTCGTGGTGCGCCACGTGCGACGGGTTCTTCTTCCGCCAAAAGACGATCGCGGTCGTCGGCGGTGGAGACTCAGCCATGGAAGAAGCAACCTTCCTCACCAAGTTTGCCGAGAAGGTCTACGTCATTCACCGCAAGGATGAGTTGCGTGCGTCCAAGGCGATGCAGGAGCGTGCTTTCAGCGATCCGAAGATTGAATTTGTCTGGAATAAGGCTGTAACCGGCATTACTGGTTCCGAGCTCGTTGATGGCATCGACCTCACGGATACGGTTGACGGTTCCACTTCCCACCTCGACGTCAGCGGCCTTTTTATCGCTATCGGCGCCGACCCCCGCACGCACCTCGTGCACGGGCAGCTCGACATCAACGCTGACGGAACAGTGGCCGTGGATGGTCGTTCCTCACGCACCAACATCACCGGAGTATTCGCAGCTGGCGACGTTATCGACCCGACCTATCGTCAAGCAGTCACAGCTGCCGGTTCCGGCACTGTTGCTGCACTCGATGCGGAGCACTACCTCGCATCACTGCCGCGCGAACTCGTGGCGGGAGCGGTTCAGCCCGCTCGCGTTGAGGACGCAGACGAAGCAGCAGCCTAGGAGCCCCGCGCTCTCTCCACCATCAGCTTTTCAACTTCACCGAACAAAGGAATACACAATGTCAACAGCAACAGATGTAACCGACGCCAACTTCGAAGAGATGGTCATCAACTCCGGAGAGACCATCATGGTCGACTTCTGGGCTGAGTGGTGTGGCCCCTGTCGCCAGGTCGGCCCGATCCTCGATCAGATCGCTGCCGAAAACTCCGACAAGATCAAGATCGTCAAGCTCAACGTTGACGACAACCCGCAGATGGCCATGAAGTACCAGATCACGTCGATCCCCGCGATGAAGGTCTTCAAGGGCGGCGAGGTCGTCAAGACTGTTATTGGCGCCAAGCCGAAGCCTGCCATCGAAGCAGACCTCGCCGAGTTCTTGGCCTAAAGCTCAGACTCTGCCGAGAGCCTCCGGCATCCACTATTTGGTGGATGTACGGAGGCTTTCGTAGTTAACGCCGGTCAAGCGCTCGGACTCGACCCAGAGCTTGCGCGCATCGACTTCAGAGTGCGACGCCGCATTTGACTCCACCAAGACCGGAGCACCCCGGTACT
Proteins encoded in this region:
- a CDS encoding CCA tRNA nucleotidyltransferase — protein: MESVAHAIESLDKLADSKPVATLAARFAAEGFELALVGGPVRDAFLGRKVTDLDFATNAHPDDIMRLVKPISDAQWDIGRDFGTIAARIDGETVEITTYRADSYDGETRKPVVAFGDSLEKDLERRDFSVNAMALRLPERVLVDPWGGVEHLLTRTITTPGSPEVSFGDDPLRMMRAARFTSQLGFTVDPATVAAMKELAPRLEIVSVERVSDELTKLLKTDDPVPGIRLMVETGLADQVLPEVPALKLEVDEHAHHKDVYEHSLTVLRQAIDLEKSRPGIEGPDLILRMAALLHDIGKPSTRKIERGGVVTFHHHDVVGAKLATKRLRALRFDKETINSVARLVELHLRFFGYTEGAWTDSAVRRYVRDAGDQLERLHIITRADVTTRNVRKADRLSFAYDDLEERIGAIAEAEGIAAVRPDLDGEEIMAILGLKPSREVGEAYKFLLDLRLDEGPLGADEAEKRLRLWWAERS
- the trxB gene encoding thioredoxin-disulfide reductase, encoding MRQVIIIGSGPAGYTAAIYAARANLAPLLIASSVEAGGELMKTTEIENYPGFANGIQGPDLMLEMQKQAERFGTEIVLDDVTDLQLEGQIKKVTLGNGDVHEALSVVFATGSAYRKLGLADEERLSGYGVSWCATCDGFFFRQKTIAVVGGGDSAMEEATFLTKFAEKVYVIHRKDELRASKAMQERAFSDPKIEFVWNKAVTGITGSELVDGIDLTDTVDGSTSHLDVSGLFIAIGADPRTHLVHGQLDINADGTVAVDGRSSRTNITGVFAAGDVIDPTYRQAVTAAGSGTVAALDAEHYLASLPRELVAGAVQPARVEDADEAAA
- the murJ gene encoding murein biosynthesis integral membrane protein MurJ, whose protein sequence is MTNQLGPDAEPAPGLPTASIGLPDPKPASIGRASALLASGTFVSRILGFLSALLLARTLGITGGAADAYGIANQLPKSVYAIVAGGMLSAVIVPQIVRAAIHKDGGQKFINRLVTLGLVIFLVVTLAATLSAPLLVDLYTSASFGSNKVALATAFAYWCLPQILFYALYSLFGEVLNARGKFGPFTWAPVVNNVVMLAGLVVFSFIFGSASGVAAADWTPGMIALLAGSATMGIVVQASLLAYFWRRAGLRYRPEFQWRGVGLGRAGKAAAWTFGMIMVTQVGGVVESVVASQASGDNPSVFLMSNAWLIFMLPHSVIAVSIGMAYFTQMSGHARDNDLVSMRSDVSSALRSILMLLVFAAIGLMVIAVPFSALFGTTYAQIMALAGVLVVYLIGLVPFSMMYVLQRVFYSFEDTRTPFFLQSFQIVLYVAAALVISTFPVERIAMSLALAISIAGTIQTTIALFVLRKRLPGFEILPLLRRLLWFATAMIPAAAAGVGILLLLGGFGEGSFVVSSFLTGFISIAVAGIGMLLVYSAVLALTKNDEFLAFVRPIVARLTRR
- the trxA gene encoding thioredoxin — encoded protein: MSTATDVTDANFEEMVINSGETIMVDFWAEWCGPCRQVGPILDQIAAENSDKIKIVKLNVDDNPQMAMKYQITSIPAMKVFKGGEVVKTVIGAKPKPAIEADLAEFLA
- a CDS encoding DUF6049 family protein, with translation MPIRVFSAAIALGLGLTLAATGAQAAPAASDVRALTTASAATDVALIAPLTVPSGSGGIIDAETLANYTEPLGLLTRQLDALDGKPVAIAIDPMIIASIRVLGTSVPQSARLWLERLSSVSNDIVPLSYAHADPTLATQSGQASTLEPISFDFALDAANFSTAEPTDAEPDPAATANPQDGAFDDNANYPTTAQLLDWDYAIDGFLRPRSDTVVASDLPAFAESGYSTIVLSSTNVSRQSDAGSVTSIDGVTALISDSAASEAMDEALESTIDRDVTAANLALNQAVLSAGAAQSAGTASVLIAIDHSLELSAARLDAALATLTASPSITTVSLTQLAERTPVAATIKDMPQTESRVSDAKRLLSAAYKERSFFAIADDPEALIAQRRLALLDVLGAVPYEDPSEWLTAVNGFLVDSRDTLDAVSVVESSNFLLIADNGPLPVSVSNALNQAVTVYITVDPRTGLMAVEDSRVELRIEPNSQAKGEVPVQSLSNGVVEVEISLASANGVAVGAATVGEVNVRAGWETPIVLTFGALVVVIFALGLVRSITRRKKPLND